TAGAAAAAAGTATAATCAAGATTTTCTCTGGAAGGGAATTTGTAATGGGAATATTCAAGTTATAGCAACGGATCATTGTCCATTTAATTTCAAAAAAGAAAAACAAATGGGAAAGGATGATTTCACAAAATGCCCAAATGGAGTTCCTGGAATTGAGGAAAGAATACCACTTATATTTTCAGAAGGGGTAATGAAAGGAAAAATAAGCATTAATAAGTTTGTAGATGTATGCTCAACAACTCCTGCAAAAATATTTGGATTATACCCTAAAAAAGGAGCTATACAGGTAGGCTCAGATGCTGACATAGTTATTATAGATCCAAATAAAGAAGTTACATTAACTAAAGATATTCTTCATGAGAATGTAGATTATACAGCTTATGAAGGCTTTAAGCTAAAGGGGTATCCAGTACTTACTATGAGTAAAGGTAAAGTTATAGTTAAAGATAATATATTCATAGGAAAAAAAGGATATGGTAGCTTCATTAAAAGACAAAAAAGTTTTAACTATTAAAAATAAAAATTTAGGGGGAGTTAAAAGGTGTCAAAGAATTATAAAGTTGAAGAAATTTTAAAACTAGCAGAAAAGTATAAAGGAGAAATTAGCAAATTTTTAAGGGATATGATAGCTATTCCAAGTGAAAGTTGTCATGAAGAAAAAGTAATACTAAGAATAAAAGAAGAAATGGAAAAGGTAGGATTTGATAAAGTTGAAATTGATCCTATGGGAAATGTTTTAGGCTATATTGGCCATGGAAAACACTTAATTGCCATGGATGCTCATATAGATACAGTTGGTATTGGAGATGCAAATTTATGGAACTACAATCCATATGAAGGATATGAAGATGAAGAAATTATCCTTGGAAGAGGGGCAAGTGACCAAGAAGGCGGAATGGCTTCAATGGTTTACGCTGGAAAAATCATAAAAGACCTTGGTCTTGAAGATGACTATACATTAGTTGTTGTAGGAACAGTTCAAGAAGAGGATTGTGATGGACTTTGCTGGCAATATATTATAAATGAAGATAAATTAAAACCAGAATTTGTTGTTTCAACGGAACCAACTTCCTGCAATATATATAGAGGACAAAGGGGAAGAATGGAAATTAAAGTATCAACTCATGGTGTAAGTTGCCACGGTTCTGCTCCAGAGAGAGGAGATAATGCAATATTTAAAATGGCTCCAATTTTAAATGAATTAAAGGCTTTAAATGAAAATTTAATGGACAATGATTTCCTTGGAAAAGGAACTTTAACAGTATCTGAAATCTTTTTCTCATCTCCATCAAGATGTGCAGTTGCTGATGGATGCACAATTTCTATAGATAGAAGATTAACAGATGGTGAAACCTTTGAATATGCCCTTCAGCAAATAAGAAATCTTCCATCTGTAAAGGAAGCTAAAGCAGAGGTTGAAATGTATACTTATGAAAGACCAGCTTATACAGGACTTGTATATCCAACAGAATGCTACTTCCCAACATGGGTTTTAAAAGAAGACCACAAAGTTTGTAATACTTTAGTAGATGGTTATAAAAAGTTATTTAAGGAAGAGCCATTAGTTGATAAATGGACATTCTCAACTAATGGAGTATCAATAATGGGTAGATACGGAATACCAGTTATAGGTTTTGGACCAGGACATGAGGATCAAGCCCATGCTCCAAATGAAAAAACTTGGAAAAGTGAACTTGTAAAATGTGCAGCAATGTATGCACTTATTCCAATACTATATGTAAATGATCATTTAGAAAAATAAAAATAAGATAAAATTAAGGTGAAATTAAGGGGGAAAAAACAATGCAAACAGTATTTAGAGGAAGACATTTTATAACACTTGAGGATTATACAAAGGAAGAAATTGAAACAATGCTTGAAGTTTCAAAGGATCTTAAAAAGAAAATGGCTATGGGTATAAAAACTCCATACTTAGAATATCAAACAATGTTTTTAATGTTCTTTGAACAATCAACAAGAACAAGAAATTCAATGGAAGCTGGAATAGCACAACTTGGAGGACATGCAAACTATTTAGATACAAGTACAATGCAAGTATCCCATGGGGAAGTTGCAAAGGATACAGCAGTTATACTATCAAGATTTGGACATGGAATAGCATGTAGAAATTGTTTCTGGGGCATTGGAAATAAATATATAAGGGAAATGGCTGAAAATTCATCAGTACCAGTAATGAACCTACAATGCGATTTATATCATCCAATGCAAGGACTTGCGGATTTAATGACAATGAAAGAAAAATTAGGAGATACAAACAGAAAGAAAGTATCAATAATCTGGGCATATGCAACAACTCATAAAAAACCAATATCAGTACCAGTAACACAGGTATTATTATTCCCAAGATTCGGAATGGACGTAACTTTAGCATATCCAGAAGGATATGACCTACCTGATTGGGTAATTAAAAAAGCTAAGAAAAATGCCCTTAAAAATGGTGGAACATTTAAAATAACTCATGATATGGAAGAAGCCTATAGAGGAGCTGATGTAGTAATACCGAAGAACTGGGGAAGCTGGGTTACTAATGAAAGCAATGAAGTTGTAGATGATCTACTTGAATCTTATAAGGGATGGAAATGCACAGAAGAAATGATGGCACTTACAAATAAGAACTCAATATACATGCATGCACTTCCAGCAGACAGAAATAATGAAGTTGAAGATTCAGTAATAGATGGACCTCATTCAGTAATATATGATGAAGCAGAAAATAGAATCCATACAGCAAAGGCTGTTATGACTCTTACTATGGGTGGAAAATAAAAGATAATAGGGGATGTATGTTCATTTGTTTTTATACAAATGAACATACATCCCCTAAATTATTGAAAAAAATATTTTAAATTTAGCAAATAGTCTTTATACATATTGGATTTTGTACTGTACCTTGTACCTTATAACAAATATTGTATCTTTCTTCAATACACTCATGATAAATTAAATTTGTCATAGGCAAAGAACAATCCAATATATTTATACATACATTTTCTGCGTCTATTGGTACAAAATATAATTTTTCTTGTCCTCTGTAAATATCAATTTGTTTAGTTACAGTTGCACTATATATACTATATTGTAATATATATCTTACACATAAATCTATATAATTTTTAACTTTCACATAATATGTTGTTGGATTATCTAAAGATATACAACAACATTTAAAATTATTAATCATACTATCACCTTAAAAGTGTAATATACTAATTCAATATATTATATTATTTATATGCAATTTTGTTATTTTTTATTAGTTAAGTTCAGATAAAAAAGGGTTTTTTATTTATAGAATATTAATTAAAGCAATAAAACATATTATACTAATTGTTTGAGTATTCTTAGAGAGTATCTCAAAAGGTTCTATGTATAAATTTTCCCTATTTAAGTACTTAAAGAATCCTATATATAAATTAATATCTTTATATATAGGATTCTTTTATTTAAATATATTCAAATAAAACTCTATAAAAATAAATAAATTTTAATATAAAAAAATATAAAAATTTTGTATATACATTAAAATAATCTTTAATTTTTTTATTTCTAACAGCTTTAATTAAAGTACTTTTGCTATGGGTAGAAAATAAAAACTAATAGGGCATATAGGTTCATTTGTATAAAAACAAATGAACCTATATCCCTAAGTTATTTAATAAAATATTTTAAATTTAGCAAATACTCCTTGTACATATTATCCTTTCTGATGTACCCGATATTTCAAAACAAAGATTAGTTTTTTGTGTAATACACTCATGATAAATTAACTTTGTCGTAGGCAAAGAACAATCCAATATATTCACACTTACATTGGTTGCACCATTTTCATAATAGAATTTACGATGCTCATTTCTAAAAAGCATAATTTCTTTAGTTGATATTCCACCAGATATTGTATATTTCAATATAAATTTTACATATAAATGTGTAAAATTTGTAACTTTTACAGAATATCTTGCTGGATCATTTGAATATATACAACAGCATTTAAAATTATTGATCATATTATCACCTTAAAAGTGTAGTGTAATAACTTAATATATTATATTGCTTATTTACAATTTTGTTATTTTTTAATAATTGAATTGAGAAAAAAAGGGTTTTTTATTTATTTATAGAATATTAATTAAAGCAATAAAACATATTATACTAATTGTTTGAGTATTCCTAGTGAGTACCTCAAAAGGTTCTATGTATAAATTTTCCCTGTTTAAGTACTTAAAGAATCCTATATATAAAGAATATAAATTAATCTCTATATATAGGATTTTTTTA
This genomic stretch from Clostridium novyi harbors:
- a CDS encoding YgeY family selenium metabolism-linked hydrolase gives rise to the protein MSKNYKVEEILKLAEKYKGEISKFLRDMIAIPSESCHEEKVILRIKEEMEKVGFDKVEIDPMGNVLGYIGHGKHLIAMDAHIDTVGIGDANLWNYNPYEGYEDEEIILGRGASDQEGGMASMVYAGKIIKDLGLEDDYTLVVVGTVQEEDCDGLCWQYIINEDKLKPEFVVSTEPTSCNIYRGQRGRMEIKVSTHGVSCHGSAPERGDNAIFKMAPILNELKALNENLMDNDFLGKGTLTVSEIFFSSPSRCAVADGCTISIDRRLTDGETFEYALQQIRNLPSVKEAKAEVEMYTYERPAYTGLVYPTECYFPTWVLKEDHKVCNTLVDGYKKLFKEEPLVDKWTFSTNGVSIMGRYGIPVIGFGPGHEDQAHAPNEKTWKSELVKCAAMYALIPILYVNDHLEK
- a CDS encoding ornithine carbamoyltransferase, whose protein sequence is MQTVFRGRHFITLEDYTKEEIETMLEVSKDLKKKMAMGIKTPYLEYQTMFLMFFEQSTRTRNSMEAGIAQLGGHANYLDTSTMQVSHGEVAKDTAVILSRFGHGIACRNCFWGIGNKYIREMAENSSVPVMNLQCDLYHPMQGLADLMTMKEKLGDTNRKKVSIIWAYATTHKKPISVPVTQVLLFPRFGMDVTLAYPEGYDLPDWVIKKAKKNALKNGGTFKITHDMEEAYRGADVVIPKNWGSWVTNESNEVVDDLLESYKGWKCTEEMMALTNKNSIYMHALPADRNNEVEDSVIDGPHSVIYDEAENRIHTAKAVMTLTMGGK